aaacaaatacagacaaattccaattaagtaataaacaaagaaacgcCATTTTTAAGCTATGGATACCTTCACATATGTCCAAAAGGTTACAGGACACACCTACAGAGGATGCATTAGGTCAATTAGTGCATGCAAATGATATGGATAGATTGAAGCAATTAATTCTGTTTACAACTGGTGACTCATCTCCTTCTCTTGACTTAATCGAATCTCTAAAAGTAAATCTTCAAGATGAtccctttgcatttttgttgaaatttgagaaagcctatagaatggtaatgggagttgatgatggagatgaaccacaggcaatgattatagcatttgtaaggaaatttaaatatctaGATCCTGTATCTGTTCAGCTTGCCTCTGAAAAACCTAGTTTGCAAGAAGCAGCCATATTCATTGATCGTATTAGAAGAGCAATgaaaatgtcaactgtaaagGTAAAAGTATCTACAGTACAGGAACTAATTGACAAACGGCGAGAATTAACTCAGAATGACTGTCACAAGCCACAAACTAATCCTACTAATTTTGAACGATTTGATAATACTAACCGAAAGATATTCAGACCAAATGTTAGTTGTTATCATTGTGGTCAAAGAGGACATTTGAAGTGGCAGTGTAAACAATTTcttcaaaatagaaaatttgTCCCTAGAACACAAAATTTTGGGAAAGAAAATGGGCTGATGCCAACAGCCCCACCTACTGGTGAACAATTTAAGTCAACGTCCCCATACACTCCACTAATTAGACAGGTGCAAGAGCTCACAACAAATAGTACTGCTACTAATGTAACAGGAAAGAATGTCAGGAGGGGTCTGACACCCTCTCAGTGACTAGATAAGAATCAATCACTCTGTAAGTTGACCTATGTAGCTCCAGTGTCAACTGACAACTGCGGCAGACCATATGTCAAGGGAAAATTACAGGGAAAAGAGATTACATTCCTAATTGATACAGGAGCTCAATTAAGTGTGACTAATCAAGCTTTACCTATAACATCTAACTCACCTGTTTGCACGATTGTAGGTTTTAGTGGTAAAGGTAATACTTCAGCAACTTTGGTTACTggtgttttgtttgagattcctggctatttgtgtactGAAATTGATATCTGGCATTGTCCTAGCTCAGAAAATATCTTAGGGGCTGATGTAATGAGAGAACGAGGTTGGGTCATTGACTTGGGGAATCAAGTGATTTGGAGAAGTAATAACCTTAAAGGGCCTGTAGTAATTGATCCAAGTGACTACAGTGTAGTGGCCGTCATCAATTTAATTGAGGAGGTATCCCCAAATCATGTATGGCCACAAATGGATTGTAATGACTTGACTCTTGTAGAAATTGTGCAGAAACATCCCTCGTTATGGGCTCAATCTAAGAATGAGGTAGGGACAATGAAAGATGTTGTTGTTAAAGTGGAAGGAACAGATCCCATAGCTCAGAAACAGTACCGATTGCCTCCAGATTCAATTGAGCCTTTGTCCAAAATTATTGAAGAACTACTTCAACAAGGCGTCATACGCAAATCAAATTCGGTGACAAACTATCCGTTATGGGCAGTTAAGAAACCAGATAATTCTTATAGAATGCTTCTAGATCTgcgtatgtttaataaatgtgccccaaatgtggcgccAATTGTAGCAGATACCCACGACATCATGTCTCGATTGAATGCTAAGGCAAAGTTTTTCTCAGTACTGGATATCAGTAATGGTTTTTTCAGTATTCAGATAGAGAGGAGTTGTCaatacaaatttgcttttacttttctgaatgagcaatatgtattttgcagatTACCACAAGGGGCGCATATGTCACCTAGTCTGTTTCATCAGGCATTGGCAAAAGTGCTATCAAAATTCTCAAGGCAAGATTGTATTCTACAGTATGTTGATGATATCTTGTTGGCAACAGAGAGTAGAGAGGAACACCTCACCTTGCTAGCAGAATTGTTTAATCTGTTGTACGAGTCAGGATTGAAATTAAATCCAAGGAAGGtccaattactgaaacaagaggTTCAGTACTTGGGAGTTTTGATAAGTCCAGGCCAGAGACGTCCTTTGCATGAAAGAGTAGCAACAGTAGCAGCTTTGCCTGTACCTACAACTTTCAAAGCTTTAAGACAATTCCTGGGACTTGTAAATTTTTCTAGAGACTTCATAGAGGGCTTTGCTGAAAAAGCTAAACCCTTATATGACTTACTAAAAAGTACTGATGATGACAATTTGTTTGGTCCATGGGGAGATGAGCAGCAGAAAGCGTTTGAACAACTTAAACTTGATTTACAGAGAGCACCAGCTTTGACAACTGTGTATCCATCTAAGCCTTTTGCTTTACAAGTTCATACCTCGGAGACGGCTGTCtcggcagttttactgcagctaCAGGGAAAGGAATGGAGAATAGTTGGCTATTTTTCCAAACTCCTTTCACCTGTGGAAAAAGGGTTTGAAACGTGTGCAAGACATCTGGTGGGTGTACACTTTGCAGTCAAGGCGACTGAACATATTGTTGGGTTTAACAAACTAATTTTGCAGACCCCTCACTCCACTTTGAAATtgctttttgaaaaaagtatcccAGGAGTGTCACATCAAAGATTTGCACATTGGTTGTTGTCTTTATCTCCAAAACAGATTGAAGTGGATCATAAAGCTAAATATGTGCTCCCTCAACTAATGCAATATGAGGGTGAATCACATGAGTGTGTTGAGACATTTCAGGGGGattttccatctctttttagaaaagaagtagaggaaACTGATGAACCAGTATTTGTAGATGGTTCTAGATTTTGTTTGAAAGGACAATATTACACCGGATATGCCAtttggtttccaaagaaaggtcgagctattcagcatagactaccaggacatttttctgcccagagagcagaaattgaagctgttaaaacagtattggaaattaatgagaaagaaaataatgatcctTTGGTAATCTATAGCGATAGTTCATATGTCGTACGTTCACTAACAGACTACTTACCTGTGTGGAAAAAACGAGGTTTTGTGGATTCATCTAACAAAATCTTAAGTCATGTTGATACATTGCAgactatctttgagcttgcttCTAAAAATCCTAACCGATATGCTATTGTCAAAGTACCTGGCCATAGCAGAGGAACTAGTGATTTAGCTTTGGGAAATGAGAAAGCAGATTCTCTAGCCAAGGAAGCAGCTTTGATAGGAGAGATAGTGATGGAACTAGAACCGTTGGAAGTACTACCAGTAAagagtaaggaagcaaatttaccttcatttagtgatgaacagatgaaagatccgttcattgtggaatgtaagaataaaataacacctccttttgtttgtgaaaatggagTGATTTGTTATGAAATGCAAGGTAATTTACTTCCAGTTGTGCCTAAACACTTGCAGACGGAATTCACCCGCTATAATCATGAAAGTTTAGGTCATGTGGGTCAGCAAAAGTTGCTGGAAATTCTCAAAGAGAAGTTTTTTTGGGACAAAATGGAGGactctgtacaaaatgttgttcagtcatgtctcatttgtgcTCAAGTAAACCCCAGGCCTAAAGGACAAAAGCCTCCACTTCTAAGAATTGCACCTGCAGACGGTCCGTGGTCTACATTGCAGATTGACTACGTAGGTCCCCTACCTTCAGGTAAACAAGGTCTCAGGTATGCATTGGTTGTGGtagatgtattttctaagtGGGTAGAACTGTTGCCTGTCAGGAAAGATGATGCTTTGTCTACGGCAAAAGCATTagtgaatcatgttttttgtactTGGGGAATCCCAAGGATGATTTCATCTGACAGGGGGAGCCATTTTACTGGCAAagtcatgcaggctgtttgcgcAATCCTGGGGGTACGTCAACAATTCCATGTTCCATACCATCCTCAGTCCGCAGGTATTGTAGAAAGAATGAACAGGACGATTAAGTCtagaattgcaaaaatgttacttgaTAAAGGAAATACTTGGGTTGATGCAGTACCTCTGGTATTGATGAGTATTAGGGGAACGAGCTCCTCAACTACCCAGTATACACCTTTTGAATTAATGACAGGAAGGAAAATGCCATTGATCTTTCCTCATGAACCGTTTTTGTCTACTCCACAGAAAGATGCCATTGCAAGAACTAAGTGGTTACAGATACTTCaggagaatttaaaaacaattcttcctCACGCAGCGTCTAGAATGCAGCGTATGGTACCGCCTCACTCTTCTAAATTTGTGAGAGGAGCATCAGTAATGATTAAGACTTTTAGGAAGGCGGGACCTTGGGAAAGTAATTGGGAAGGACCGTTTGAAATAATCGACACGATGGGTCAAGTTATGATCCTTGTTCAAAGAGCagaaaaaacagtgaaaaatacccgtaggcagcagaagctgtgggtacatgttgaccagtgtaaattgtacgtttctAACTAAATTTTGTTCTTGCAGGAACAAAGTTCTGCAAGAAAATGGAGGAACAAAACTGTTTACTATTGGACAAAGAACCTCCAAAGAAACAGCAATACAAGAAGCGTGACATCAAGATAGCGTGTTACATATTACttccatggttgttggtgctgagttttttggttgctgtgttgtttgatctataccagAAGCCAATTGGAATGGATGATCCAACAAAGGATTTACCACAGAAGATattgttatcacataaaataagagAAGTTCAGGTGGATCGACTCCTGACATCAGACATTGATACATCAAGAGACATTGTTGGACAAATTAGATTCGGTTATGGCTCCAGAGATCAACCTTGTTTGACTATATTTTTTGAGCATACCTCAGAAATCACGGTTCATGCGAAAGTAGGACCAAAAGCCAAATTCACACAGTCACAGGGGAATTATACCCATAATAATCAGACAGGTGTTTGGGAATGTCATCCTACTGAGTCCATGTGGTGGTCTATAACAATTAAGGGAGAAGAACATGCACAATGGACAGGTGATGTTACCAATGAGATGTTaacatcagggaaaatgggAAGATCTAAGACAGAGATTTGGTATAAGACTCAGTCTTATGGGAAAATCTTAGATCCTTCACTGCTTTCTATATCAGCAGGGGATGATGATTGGACTAGGGTTTGGAACTTTCAGGTGGAAAGAGAGACAGCTTTGGTCAAAGTATCTTTTGTGTTTACGGTAACTAATTCTATAGCACCTGAAGTTAGAGTTAATCCCCGTAGTGTGAAAGTCCAAGAGGAATTGGAACCTATAGAACTACAATGTGGGACAAGGTTACCATTACCCCAGGAAGCATCACTCGTTTGGTCAAAAGGGAAAACATCTTTAGGAAGTTTTACAAATAATCCAACTCGTATACTTCATAAGGGTCAAATGGGGGATGTACATTGGAATGGTATGCATTTTATGCTTAGATTAGATAGTCCAACTCGTAAAGACTCTGGGATATATGAATGTTGTGTATTACTGAAAGGAGATTACAAACACTGCGACAGAGCAAATGTCAGTGTTTGGTCCCCTGAAGATAATTTGTGTACTGGTACTAGACTCAAACCATCCAATCCTTTTCAGGTTAATTATTTTCAATCTAAACCATTATTGAGGAATGGATCGTTTGTAACCCTAGTTTGGACTTTTAACATGACTGATTGGAAAATATCCACTTGGTTTCCTCAATGTTTGTCACACCTTACTAATATGGAAAAAGGTCTTGCCCAATGGTTTGGACAAAATCCATTGAGAATGACAAGAAGTAGACGAGGTGTTATTGAGGGAATCTTGGGGGGTGTTGGTTCGGTAGGAAGCTTACTGAATACTATGGATATAAATACTCTTAAATCCGATTTGGGATCCGTAAGTTATGTGGGAAGTCAGGGAGCAAAAgtacaaaaagggttaaatcagtTATTGGAACAAATGGTTCTAAGTTCTGCTACTGTGATTGGGTCGTCTGTATCTCACTTACAGGATGCCACTTTAGACTTAATAGAGAGTCAAGAGGAGAATCAAGTGTCAAGGGCATGCCTGgaaatacagatagaatattCCACTAATCTAAAGATGATTGCACAGGCTTTACAGAGTGGTATTACACCTTTGGGTTTGTTGAAAAGCTTACCTGATAAATATAGTTTTGGTCTGGGTCATATTGATTTGTGGATTAATAAATGGATGGGTTGTGATCAGGATTTTtgtattgggacatctttaatccCAGTGGCAGGAGTTGAACAAGTAATGGTACCAGTAACAGTTTTAGGAATTCCGGTCAGTGACACACAATTGATTCATTATAATTTAAGAtatacagattttgtatttgatgGGGAAAATCTGGAACAATTAGATGTGTCAgcttgtcttcattttgtttccaaagtaaTATGTCTTCCAGGGCAAGAAAAAGTTGTCTATCATTCTTGTTTTCACAATCATTCATCATGTGAGGCCAGAATTGAAAGTGTTACATCTGTGCATGAATTAATGACTCAAGTAAAGATAGGAAAAGTTTGTTTTCAGGTAATGAAGGAAGAGTCATTGGTCAGAGCATTCTTTTCAAATTGTATGCATAATGAAACTCTTCACAGAGGATTATATTGCATAGAAGGAGAATTGAAAAAGTTAGAGATAGAtgggaaaaagtttaatgtctcgACTATGGGCATAGAGCGTTTAAAAACACTACCTCTGCAATTTAATCTCACACAGATAGACCATTTTCCTTGGAAAACATGGActgaggaaataaaaaaagataagggattattggccatattaaaacaacaattgaAAAATGCCgaaattgttttccaacataaacaaggtgaattagaacaaattcaacatcaatggaatgatatgtctggagttagttggtggtcaaattttaaaaaaatcagtaaatatgtgGTCACAATCTTCGGTAAAATCCGCAGCTGGGAATATATTGTTGAATCCAATTGTTATTATAgctatacttgttttattatgtattatttatcaaagttttcttatgtgtagaataagtaagatatataaacatgttaagTATGAAGTAGATAAGGGAGATGGAATATTAAGGGAGTTGATAAAAAGGGCACAATCCTCTCATTCCATAACAAATGTAGAGAAAAGGGTGTCTCATGCTAATGATTATCATATGGTCCCAGGTAAAGTGTGATGTGATTGTAGTataaatgtgatacgaatgtgatacgaatggtgagtaaatgtgtatatttgaaaagatatgataaggatattatcctatcatcagggggaattgtaaaatattctaatacattttctaacctcaattaagaaatggaccatatataattattagtataggcaatagtcaaagatatgtaattattgggcataaataaatgataattaagatatattaatatgtttcaaggtttccttgaccttaaatatagaatgaaggatttgctgaacatgcagtctatagataggatagtagcttgctaatgcatggtatagttgtaactctaaaagggcattacaatatacgtacagtgaccacctaaaatagggtttgggcgtgtaagacctaagtgaacatgtttgaacacctaattaggtgaagaccaatagactgacatcattttcaaatggtatataagcttagtgtacgagaggcatgggaggagaggtagaggagagatgtacttgccatccacagactcttcttgtcccaacactccctccctccatcctcaggaatgcataggacagatgccatcaactaaattcctttccacggttttgtaagacttgtttcgtattatttttgttatcttctttttatattcttcttttatttttgttcgtattaaatgttttacctttgtttgcatctaagtgactctgcctatttttgacgcacatacatttatatgtgatccaattatttgaagtttgtgtttggcctatatattttcttacacgcggtctaagttttttcatattttcagccatatctggtgtcccatgtagcttccacagcaggcctccaataccattccttttaactaggatgttatgctggatgctaaaggaataatttcctaaaggttttgagtgtttttaaaatttttcattttttggcaaaaacttaaggtccgcggtcaaagttttttcatattttcagccatatcttgtgtcccatgtagcttccacagcaggcctcc
The nucleotide sequence above comes from Spea bombifrons isolate aSpeBom1 chromosome 10, aSpeBom1.2.pri, whole genome shotgun sequence. Encoded proteins:
- the LOC128467423 gene encoding uncharacterized protein LOC128467423, producing MEEQNCLLLDKEPPKKQQYKKRDIKIACYILLPWLLVLSFLVAVLFDLYQKPIGMDDPTKDLPQKILLSHKIREVQVDRLLTSDIDTSRDIVGQIRFGYGSRDQPCLTIFFEHTSEITVHAKVGPKAKFTQSQGNYTHNNQTGVWECHPTESMWWSITIKGEEHAQWTGDVTNEMLTSGKMGRSKTEIWYKTQSYGKILDPSLLSISAGDDDWTRVWNFQVERETALVKVSFVFTVTNSIAPEVRVNPRSVKVQEELEPIELQCGTRLPLPQEASLVWSKGKTSLGSFTNNPTRILHKGQMGDVHWNGMHFMLRLDSPTRKDSGIYECCVLLKGDYKHCDRANVSVWSPEDNLCTGTRLKPSNPFQVNYFQSKPLLRNGSFVTLVWTFNMTDWKISTWFPQCLSHLTNMEKGLAQWFGQNPLRMTRSRRGVIEGILGGVGSVGSLLNTMDINTLKSDLGSVSYVGSQGAKVQKGLNQLLEQMVLSSATVIGSSVSHLQDATLDLIESQEENQVSRACLEIQIEYSTNLKMIAQALQSGITPLGLLKSLPDKYSFGLGHIDLWINKWMGCDQDFCIGTSLIPVAGVEQVMVPVTVLGIPVSDTQLIHYNLRYTDFVFDGENLEQLDVSACLHFVSKVICLPGQEKVVYHSCFHNHSSCEARIESVTSVHELMTQVKIGKVCFQVMKEESLVRAFFSNCMHNETLHRGLYCIEGELKKLEIDGKKFNVSTMGIERLKTLPLQFNLTQIDHFPWKTWTEEIKKDKGLLAILKQQLKNAEIVFQHKQGELEQIQHQWNDMSGVSWWSNFKKISKYVVTIFGKIRSWEYIVESNCYYSYTCFIMYYLSKFSYV